One region of Epilithonimonas zeae genomic DNA includes:
- a CDS encoding glycosyltransferase family 2 protein: MSPLITIVIPVYKVEQFIERCLQSVVNQTYKNIECILVNDLTPDSSMEIAERFIQKNPDFNFIIFNQPTNQGLSMARNAGIDLAKGKYIYFLDSDDEITDYAIEHLVKLAEETNAEMVLGQSVCINEEENWRRNYFPINSKKDILEGNKEIVWYFVKGQYPVMACDKLVRMDFIVKHQLYFVKDLFSQDVLWSFQSMLKFEKIAFLRENTYLYYFHGASIIHNRGEKHFGNWITIAFYMDKAYREEKDSYKKKLILEYLVDFKGMTLEMNWKAQKNEQLWKRSYIAYNQMKSLSLTDYLSSAYSKKLKKQDLFYRLPLFVGYKFFRWRFDR; the protein is encoded by the coding sequence ATGAGTCCGCTTATTACAATCGTAATTCCTGTCTATAAAGTTGAACAATTCATTGAAAGATGTTTGCAGTCGGTTGTTAATCAAACCTACAAAAATATCGAATGCATCTTGGTGAATGATCTAACACCAGATTCATCTATGGAAATTGCAGAGAGATTTATTCAGAAAAATCCGGATTTTAATTTTATCATTTTCAATCAGCCAACCAACCAAGGTTTATCTATGGCTAGAAATGCAGGAATAGATCTGGCAAAAGGAAAGTATATTTATTTTCTGGATAGTGATGACGAGATCACAGATTATGCGATTGAACATCTTGTAAAGCTTGCAGAAGAAACCAATGCAGAAATGGTTTTAGGACAAAGTGTCTGCATCAATGAAGAAGAAAACTGGAGACGAAATTATTTTCCTATTAATTCTAAAAAAGATATTCTGGAAGGTAACAAAGAAATAGTCTGGTATTTTGTGAAAGGACAATATCCTGTAATGGCTTGCGATAAGCTTGTGAGAATGGATTTTATAGTGAAACATCAATTGTATTTTGTGAAAGATCTCTTTTCTCAAGATGTTCTTTGGAGTTTTCAAAGTATGCTGAAGTTTGAAAAAATTGCGTTTCTTAGAGAGAATACTTATCTATATTATTTCCACGGCGCTTCAATTATTCATAATAGGGGAGAGAAGCATTTTGGGAATTGGATTACGATTGCGTTTTATATGGACAAGGCTTATCGTGAAGAAAAAGATTCTTACAAGAAAAAACTGATTCTTGAATATCTGGTTGACTTCAAAGGAATGACTCTCGAAATGAACTGGAAAGCACAGAAAAATGAGCAACTTTGGAAAAGAAGCTATATAGCTTATAACCAAATGAAATCTTTGAGCCTTACAGATTATCTTTCTTCAGCCTATTCTAAAAAACTAAAAAAGCAGGACTTATTTTACCGTCTGCCTTTGTTTGTGGGATATAAATTTTTCCGATGGAGATTTGATCGATAA
- a CDS encoding glycosyltransferase — translation MTDIFIKSFNRPFYLDRCISSINQYISGDFRIKILDDGTPKQYLDKIRKKHLNVDILLSDNYEKKIKAIDENLISGKAVNGFEIPTKFWYKNVKNASEYVIVTEDDVWFTNPININELSNQAKILDINLIKLGWLGNESERKDLIIDSISENLESAKPKDLLFFPKILMEAFFYNQYKFYTILYKLGKVNHYSQGKYWAINSILMGFFNKNYWLKIWEGMDGKVDEKRQLINASLFYKKNKNNPNFISRLKTESMKTTFQSSATNSYHEYGFDFDVNRFNHLINEAWLRGEFDAMENFPKDFSLDYFKRFVSEKINFTEFQKWADQFRKQYENMGCKTE, via the coding sequence ATGACAGATATTTTTATCAAATCTTTTAATCGTCCCTTTTATCTGGACAGATGTATTTCTTCTATTAATCAATATATTTCGGGAGATTTCAGGATTAAAATTTTGGATGATGGAACCCCTAAACAATATCTGGACAAGATCAGAAAAAAGCACTTGAATGTTGATATTCTTCTTTCTGATAATTATGAAAAAAAAATTAAAGCGATTGACGAAAATCTGATATCTGGAAAAGCAGTTAACGGATTCGAAATTCCCACCAAATTCTGGTACAAGAATGTTAAAAATGCATCAGAATATGTAATTGTAACAGAGGATGATGTTTGGTTTACCAATCCTATTAATATCAATGAGTTATCAAATCAAGCTAAAATTTTAGACATTAATCTGATAAAGCTTGGCTGGCTAGGAAATGAATCTGAGAGAAAAGATTTGATAATTGATTCCATCTCTGAGAATCTGGAGTCAGCAAAACCAAAAGATCTTCTTTTCTTTCCAAAAATACTAATGGAAGCTTTCTTCTATAATCAATATAAATTTTACACTATTCTTTACAAATTAGGGAAAGTAAATCATTATTCTCAAGGGAAATATTGGGCAATCAATTCTATATTGATGGGATTCTTCAACAAAAATTATTGGCTTAAAATCTGGGAAGGGATGGACGGAAAAGTTGATGAGAAAAGACAGCTTATCAATGCATCTTTGTTCTACAAAAAGAATAAAAACAATCCTAATTTTATTTCAAGGCTGAAAACAGAATCGATGAAAACAACTTTCCAATCATCAGCAACCAATTCTTACCACGAGTATGGTTTTGATTTCGATGTCAACAGATTCAATCATTTGATTAATGAAGCTTGGCTGAGAGGTGAATTTGATGCTATGGAAAATTTTCCAAAAGATTTTTCTCTGGACTATTTCAAGAGATTCGTTTCTGAAAAAATCAATTTTACAGAATTCCAAAAATGGGCGGATCAGTTCCGGAAACAGTATGAAAATATGGGTTGCAAAACTGAATAA
- a CDS encoding nucleotide sugar dehydrogenase, whose product MNHKITIIGLGYVGLPLARLFSTKYPVVGFDINEKRIADLNAGKDDTLEVEDDLLKSALVPNNPNFGETGLFCSNKFGDIADSNIYVVTVPTPVDKNNRPDLTPLYKASETVAKVLKKGDIVIYESTVYPGVTEEECIPVLEKNSGLKFNVDFFAGYSPERINPGDKLHTVEKILKVTAGSTPEIGKIVDDLYKSVIIAGTHLAPTIKVAEAAKVIENSQRDINIAFVNELAKIFNLMGIDTHDVLTAAGTKWNFLPFKPGLVGGHCIGVDPYYLAQKAQEFGYHPEIILAGRRMNDSMGQYVASETVKQMLRQDLKVNGSDVLVLGFTFKENCPDVRNTKVVDVVKNLEDYGINVAIYDPWANPEEVKHEYGLETSTKPPFKKYDAVVLAVSHKEFKDLNIKNLLSEKGIIYDVKGILEKEKSIKRL is encoded by the coding sequence ATGAATCATAAAATTACAATAATAGGTCTTGGTTATGTAGGCCTTCCTTTAGCAAGATTATTCTCTACAAAATATCCTGTTGTAGGATTTGATATTAATGAAAAAAGAATTGCAGACCTAAACGCTGGAAAAGACGACACCCTAGAAGTTGAAGATGATTTGCTGAAATCTGCCTTGGTTCCAAACAATCCAAATTTTGGAGAAACAGGATTGTTCTGTTCCAATAAATTTGGAGATATTGCTGATTCTAACATTTATGTGGTAACCGTTCCAACACCTGTTGATAAAAACAATCGCCCTGATCTTACACCGCTCTATAAAGCGAGCGAAACTGTAGCTAAAGTTCTAAAAAAAGGAGACATTGTAATCTATGAATCCACTGTTTATCCTGGAGTTACAGAGGAAGAATGCATTCCTGTTTTGGAAAAAAATTCGGGATTGAAATTCAATGTTGATTTTTTTGCTGGTTATTCACCGGAAAGAATCAATCCTGGCGATAAACTTCATACCGTTGAAAAAATATTGAAAGTAACGGCTGGATCTACTCCTGAAATCGGAAAAATCGTAGATGATCTTTACAAATCGGTGATTATTGCAGGAACCCATTTGGCTCCAACGATTAAAGTTGCAGAAGCAGCAAAAGTCATAGAAAACTCTCAAAGAGACATCAACATTGCATTTGTTAATGAGTTAGCCAAGATTTTTAACCTGATGGGAATAGATACACATGATGTCTTAACAGCCGCAGGTACAAAATGGAATTTCTTACCATTCAAACCAGGTTTAGTTGGTGGGCACTGTATTGGTGTTGATCCTTATTATCTGGCACAAAAAGCTCAGGAATTTGGTTATCATCCAGAAATTATTTTGGCCGGCAGAAGAATGAATGATTCTATGGGACAATACGTTGCAAGCGAAACGGTAAAACAAATGCTAAGACAGGATCTAAAAGTTAATGGTTCTGATGTTTTGGTCTTAGGATTTACCTTCAAAGAAAATTGTCCTGATGTTAGAAACACGAAGGTCGTGGATGTTGTCAAAAATCTTGAGGATTACGGAATCAATGTTGCTATCTATGATCCGTGGGCTAATCCGGAGGAAGTAAAGCATGAATATGGTTTGGAAACCTCAACAAAACCACCTTTCAAAAAATATGATGCAGTTGTTTTAGCTGTTTCCCATAAAGAATTTAAAGATCTCAACATCAAAAATCTACTCTCAGAAAAAGGAATTATCTATGATGTGAAGGGTATATTAGAAAAAGAAAAAAGCATTAAAAGGTTGTAG
- a CDS encoding glycosyltransferase family 4 protein, with the protein MNPKIAFLTPGRHNPMGVFSESYMNNIPNIERFFGNDIPFFPEGTSRKRQRFIRYLLTILSFKNDRLLQNLYKLILKRYLKKRKIDFVIAEFLTTGASVVEVCQSLNLPLITNVLGHEINRKDYLDLYDKKYRMLANYKQSYIIPVSKDMIPKLRKYKFKNIIYSPIGAKPFFFDVKPDYHSNNLLAMGRFVDIKSPLDTIRAFKIVNEKYNHIRLNFVGVGDLWEEAKTLARDLKISDKINFIGSINQTKQLELFEEAAIFLQHSVTAKNGDSEGTPVVIIEASAAGIPVVSTKHAGIVDVVKDNESGFLVEEHDYKAMADKILDLLENRNKLKTFGENGREFIKENFTAKHHTDVVQKIIDSF; encoded by the coding sequence ATGAATCCAAAGATTGCCTTTTTAACGCCAGGCAGACATAACCCAATGGGGGTATTTAGCGAAAGTTATATGAATAACATCCCTAACATTGAGAGATTTTTTGGTAATGATATTCCTTTTTTTCCTGAAGGAACTTCTCGCAAAAGGCAAAGATTTATTCGATATCTATTGACTATTCTATCTTTTAAAAATGACAGATTACTTCAAAATTTATATAAACTAATTTTAAAGAGATATCTAAAAAAAAGAAAAATAGATTTTGTAATTGCAGAATTCTTAACGACGGGTGCAAGTGTGGTTGAGGTCTGTCAATCACTTAACTTACCTCTTATCACGAATGTTTTAGGACACGAAATCAACAGGAAGGACTATCTTGATCTTTATGATAAAAAATATAGAATGCTTGCTAATTATAAGCAATCTTACATTATTCCCGTTTCAAAGGATATGATTCCAAAACTTAGAAAATATAAGTTTAAAAATATCATTTATTCTCCAATCGGCGCCAAGCCTTTTTTCTTTGATGTTAAACCAGATTATCACTCCAATAATTTACTGGCAATGGGCAGATTTGTTGATATAAAATCTCCATTAGATACCATCAGGGCATTCAAGATTGTAAATGAAAAATACAACCACATTCGTCTCAATTTTGTTGGTGTTGGTGATCTTTGGGAAGAAGCCAAAACATTAGCAAGAGATCTTAAAATATCTGATAAAATTAACTTCATAGGATCAATTAATCAGACTAAACAACTTGAACTCTTTGAAGAAGCTGCAATTTTTCTCCAGCATTCTGTAACAGCTAAAAATGGAGACTCAGAAGGAACTCCCGTGGTTATAATAGAAGCTTCTGCAGCAGGTATACCGGTAGTTTCAACAAAACATGCCGGAATTGTTGATGTTGTAAAGGATAACGAAAGTGGCTTTCTAGTTGAAGAACATGATTATAAAGCTATGGCCGATAAAATCCTTGATCTTCTTGAGAACAGAAATAAGCTGAAAACTTTCGGTGAAAATGGGAGAGAGTTTATAAAAGAAAATTTCACAGCGAAACATCATACAGATGTCGTCCAAAAGATCATAGATTCTTTTTGA
- a CDS encoding SDR family oxidoreductase has product MNDFKDKLSSKNILVTGGAGFIGSNLCEELINLDANVTCLDNFSTGFRENLESIKDHPKFKLIEGDIRNLEDCKKACENQDFVLHEAALGSVPRSINDPITSNDVNVGGFLNMLVAARDANVKRFVYAASSSTYGDSESLPKIEDKIGKPLSPYAITKYVNELYADVFKRTYDFDTIGLRYFNVFGRKQNPNGAYAAVIPKFVMQLMNHESPVINGGGEYSRDFTYIDNVILMNLLALTSENSESVNQVYNTAFGERTTLNDLVSNLKQYLSDFDPKIAEIEVIYGDYRKGDVPHSLASIDKAKNLLEYQPKHSMKEGLKEAVKWYWNNLK; this is encoded by the coding sequence ATGAACGATTTTAAAGATAAACTTAGTAGTAAAAATATTTTAGTCACAGGCGGAGCTGGTTTTATTGGTTCTAATCTTTGTGAAGAACTTATAAACCTCGACGCAAATGTAACTTGCCTTGACAACTTCTCCACAGGTTTCAGAGAAAATCTGGAATCCATAAAAGACCATCCGAAATTCAAATTAATCGAAGGCGATATTCGCAATTTGGAAGATTGTAAAAAAGCTTGTGAAAACCAGGATTTTGTATTGCACGAAGCGGCGCTTGGTTCTGTTCCAAGATCAATCAATGATCCAATTACAAGTAACGATGTAAATGTAGGTGGATTTTTGAATATGCTTGTAGCAGCCAGAGATGCCAATGTTAAAAGATTTGTTTATGCTGCAAGTTCATCTACTTATGGTGATTCTGAAAGCCTTCCAAAAATTGAAGATAAAATCGGAAAACCACTTTCTCCATATGCGATTACAAAATATGTTAACGAGTTATATGCTGATGTTTTCAAAAGAACATACGATTTTGACACCATCGGTTTGAGATATTTCAATGTATTTGGAAGGAAACAAAATCCAAACGGCGCTTATGCAGCAGTTATTCCAAAATTCGTAATGCAATTGATGAATCACGAATCTCCAGTTATCAACGGCGGTGGAGAATACTCAAGAGATTTTACTTACATCGACAATGTTATTTTGATGAATCTTTTAGCATTAACGTCCGAAAACTCAGAATCTGTAAATCAGGTTTACAATACAGCTTTCGGAGAACGAACCACTCTAAATGATCTCGTAAGTAATCTGAAACAATACCTATCCGATTTTGACCCTAAAATTGCAGAAATAGAAGTTATCTACGGTGATTACAGAAAAGGTGATGTTCCACATTCTCTTGCGAGTATCGACAAAGCAAAAAATTTATTAGAATATCAGCCAAAACACTCTATGAAAGAAGGCTTGAAAGAAGCTGTAAAATGGTACTGGAACAATCTTAAATAA
- a CDS encoding acyltransferase, producing MGLFSKIIFKILKENSLNVIRKNKNSKIGDVFKIGNYSHFSIHPSASLLINNRVNLRNYCNFVLGENATVILEKNVFMNNYCSINAIEKIEIGENTLFGEGVKLYDHNHEYNEKTVEHRKFTSSPIKIGKNCWLGSNVTVLKGVTIGDNCIIGANCLVHKDVPEGTVLKLNQIFS from the coding sequence ATGGGTTTATTTTCCAAAATTATTTTTAAAATACTGAAAGAGAATTCTCTTAACGTCATTCGGAAAAACAAAAATTCCAAAATTGGAGATGTATTTAAAATTGGGAATTATTCTCATTTTTCTATTCATCCGTCTGCTTCTTTGTTGATTAACAATCGGGTTAATCTTAGAAATTATTGCAATTTTGTATTGGGAGAAAACGCAACAGTTATTCTGGAAAAGAATGTCTTTATGAATAATTATTGTTCTATTAATGCTATCGAAAAAATAGAAATCGGGGAAAACACTTTGTTTGGCGAAGGTGTGAAACTTTACGACCACAACCACGAATATAACGAAAAAACTGTTGAACATCGCAAATTCACATCTTCTCCCATAAAAATTGGGAAAAATTGTTGGCTGGGAAGCAATGTCACGGTCTTGAAGGGCGTTACAATAGGTGACAATTGTATTATTGGTGCCAATTGTCTTGTCCATAAGGACGTTCCCGAGGGGACTGTTCTCAAACTAAATCAGATATTTTCTTAA
- a CDS encoding glycosyltransferase family 2 protein, with translation MDQSPKISVVMSVYNGSNFLAQSIEAILDQTFQDFEFIIIDDASTDKTPEIIKTYADKDSRIQAFRNEKNIGPAGFIKNLNTGCRDAKGKYIARIDHDDISRKDRFQLQYDFLENNPEIFIVGAALKRVDENNKDLGEMRAPLNNEGIKQAMPKKISLYHPVIMFRKEFYRDFYREKMRYCEDYDFYFRIMTDDLKMANLDECLLEYRILQNSLSREQDKVIKNLFINQSKVFYEERLRKGKDSYDSFEPNDFLNIYKNPSKQLFVKAINVSKKYYDYVGFQKLMAKYKALYSSDFFYLKNNFLLALGESAFYKYSKLINKLGSSESIQ, from the coding sequence ATGGATCAATCACCCAAGATTTCCGTTGTAATGTCCGTATATAATGGCAGCAATTTTTTAGCTCAGAGTATTGAGGCTATTTTGGATCAGACATTTCAGGATTTCGAATTCATTATTATTGATGATGCTTCTACGGACAAAACACCTGAGATTATAAAAACTTATGCTGACAAAGATTCCAGAATCCAAGCTTTCCGAAACGAAAAAAACATTGGACCGGCTGGCTTCATTAAGAATCTTAATACGGGTTGTAGAGACGCTAAAGGAAAATATATTGCAAGAATAGACCACGATGATATTTCCAGAAAAGATCGTTTCCAGTTGCAATATGATTTTTTGGAAAATAATCCTGAAATCTTTATTGTTGGAGCTGCTCTCAAAAGAGTGGATGAAAACAACAAAGATTTGGGCGAGATGCGAGCACCTCTTAATAATGAAGGAATAAAACAAGCAATGCCAAAAAAAATCTCTTTATATCATCCCGTAATTATGTTCAGGAAAGAATTTTATCGCGATTTTTACAGAGAGAAAATGCGCTATTGTGAAGATTACGATTTTTATTTCAGGATTATGACGGACGACTTGAAAATGGCAAATCTGGATGAATGTCTACTGGAATATAGGATTCTTCAAAACTCTCTCTCCAGAGAACAGGATAAAGTGATCAAAAATCTTTTTATTAATCAATCTAAAGTTTTTTATGAAGAACGATTGAGAAAGGGCAAAGATTCTTATGATTCTTTTGAACCGAATGACTTTTTGAACATTTACAAGAATCCTTCAAAACAATTGTTTGTAAAAGCCATCAATGTTTCAAAAAAGTATTATGATTACGTAGGATTCCAAAAGCTGATGGCGAAATATAAAGCGCTATACAGTTCTGATTTTTTCTATTTAAAAAATAATTTTCTTCTTGCTTTGGGTGAATCTGCATTCTATAAATATTCTAAATTGATCAATAAGCTGGGATCATCGGAATCAATACAATAA
- a CDS encoding acyltransferase family protein, whose protein sequence is MISQLTFTRFIAAFLIVFLHYGAELFTDIPDSAKIIRDHLHLGVSYFFVLSGYVMMIAYSDLERIDFKNYIINRLSRIYPTHVLALFLTIFVSILSSINYLSYYKFDTEGFMLNLLLLQAWSPNYALSFNIPSWSISVELFFYVCFPFLFNCFIRKVSIRTVIITCIIFWITMQVVLNLYYRSDYFDFSKPAHKNFLFYNPVFNFSSFLIGCLAGLIYKTKKYRQKNYDFIIILLIFLTTFCIIKFHNLLLQNGLLSINFALVIIALSLNNGYIARIFKNKKLVYLGDISFAMYLLQFPIFTALNKINTIVNFKNPYIYFIIGFSILLVCSHLVFRFFENPLRKKIKTLFI, encoded by the coding sequence ATGATATCACAATTAACCTTTACAAGATTTATTGCGGCTTTTCTCATTGTTTTCCTTCATTACGGTGCTGAACTTTTTACCGATATACCAGATTCAGCTAAAATCATTAGAGACCATCTTCATTTGGGAGTAAGTTATTTTTTTGTTTTGTCGGGTTATGTTATGATGATTGCTTATTCTGATCTCGAAAGAATTGATTTTAAAAACTATATCATCAATAGACTTTCCAGGATATACCCGACTCATGTATTAGCATTATTTCTTACAATTTTTGTGAGTATCTTATCTAGTATTAATTATTTAAGCTATTACAAATTTGATACTGAGGGATTTATGTTAAATCTTTTATTATTACAAGCTTGGTCTCCCAATTATGCACTTAGTTTCAACATCCCTTCCTGGTCTATATCTGTCGAATTATTTTTTTACGTTTGCTTTCCATTTTTATTCAACTGCTTCATAAGAAAAGTAAGCATAAGAACTGTAATCATTACATGTATTATATTTTGGATTACTATGCAAGTGGTTCTTAATCTATATTATAGATCTGATTACTTTGACTTTTCAAAACCAGCTCATAAGAATTTTTTGTTTTACAACCCTGTTTTTAATTTCAGTAGTTTTTTGATTGGTTGTTTAGCTGGTTTGATATATAAAACAAAAAAATACCGCCAGAAAAATTATGACTTCATTATTATCCTGCTCATTTTTCTGACTACATTTTGTATAATTAAATTTCATAATCTTTTGCTCCAAAATGGTTTATTATCGATTAATTTTGCACTGGTAATTATAGCTCTTTCCTTGAATAATGGTTATATTGCTAGAATATTTAAAAACAAAAAATTGGTGTATTTAGGTGATATTAGTTTTGCAATGTACTTACTTCAGTTTCCTATATTTACTGCTCTTAACAAGATCAACACTATTGTAAATTTTAAAAATCCTTATATTTATTTTATAATTGGATTTTCCATTTTACTAGTATGTTCGCATCTTGTATTTAGATTTTTTGAAAATCCATTGAGAAAAAAAATAAAAACACTTTTTATATGA
- a CDS encoding NAD-dependent epimerase/dehydratase family protein, whose translation MIVGRGLLASLFIENDRNDTVFFASGVSNSLETSSEEFLREENLIKKTISENPGQLFVYFSTCSVYDSSKTGSDYVLHKLKMEQLIKNSCEKYLILRVSNAVGNGGNPNLLMNYLIRSINNNETINVHTKATRNLVDAEDIKNITFQLIEKSDLNKIINVAYIQNYRIIEILEIIERFYDKKLNMNLIKSGSGYDINVPDVENYFQENGLTDKESYLCRILEKYYS comes from the coding sequence ATGATTGTTGGTCGAGGACTTTTAGCATCTTTATTTATAGAAAATGACAGAAATGACACTGTTTTTTTTGCTTCTGGTGTTTCTAATTCTTTAGAAACTAGTTCTGAAGAATTTCTGAGAGAAGAAAATCTTATAAAAAAAACAATATCAGAAAATCCTGGTCAATTATTCGTGTATTTTTCTACTTGCAGCGTTTATGACTCTTCTAAAACAGGTAGTGATTATGTTCTTCACAAACTGAAAATGGAACAATTAATCAAAAATTCCTGCGAAAAATATCTGATTCTTAGGGTAAGTAATGCTGTTGGGAATGGTGGTAATCCTAATTTGCTGATGAATTATCTTATCCGTTCAATCAACAACAATGAAACCATTAATGTCCATACAAAAGCAACCAGAAATTTAGTCGATGCAGAGGATATTAAGAATATTACTTTTCAATTAATTGAAAAATCTGATTTAAATAAAATCATTAATGTAGCTTACATTCAGAATTATAGAATTATTGAGATTTTAGAAATTATTGAACGTTTTTATGATAAAAAATTAAATATGAATCTCATTAAAAGTGGTTCAGGATATGATATCAATGTTCCCGATGTAGAGAATTATTTTCAGGAGAATGGATTGACAGACAAAGAATCATATCTTTGTCGAATATTAGAGAAATATTACTCTTAA
- a CDS encoding MBOAT family O-acyltransferase, with translation MLFNSLSFAIFLPIVFALYWLTKTRRKQNILLMIASYYFYACWDWRFLFLLAFSTFLDYYTGVKIEESKKKSYKKFWFWLSVSVNLGFLGFFKYYNFFAESFSELFAGFGFQINPWVLQIILPVGISFYTFHGLSYVIDIYKERIKAEKSWIDYALFVSFFPLLVAGPIERATHLLPQIKRERNFSYSNSVDGLRQILWGLFKKMVVADNCAYYANMIFNDYHNYTGVTLIFGAVLFAFQIYGDFSGYSDIALGTARLFGFDLLRNFSYPYFSRDIAEFWRRWHISLSSWFRDYLYIPLGGSKGGNWMRIRNTFIIFIVSGFWHGANWTFIIWGFLNALFIMPSIVLKTNRNNLNIVAEGRTFPNFREIIQLIVTFSLACFAWIFFRSASVTDAFAYIGRLFSTLGTGIGYPYKLLNGDLRVLIFVVIMLIFEWFMREELHPLRRPFTKLPTAARWIIYFLLATLVLLFAGEQAEFIYFQF, from the coding sequence ATGCTATTCAACTCTCTTAGCTTTGCAATATTTTTACCGATAGTTTTTGCTTTATATTGGCTTACAAAAACCAGAAGAAAGCAGAATATTCTTCTGATGATTGCAAGTTATTATTTCTATGCTTGCTGGGATTGGAGATTTCTTTTTTTATTAGCATTTTCAACATTTCTGGATTATTACACAGGTGTCAAAATTGAAGAATCTAAGAAAAAGTCTTACAAAAAATTCTGGTTCTGGCTGAGTGTTAGTGTTAATCTCGGATTTTTAGGATTTTTCAAATACTACAATTTCTTTGCAGAATCATTCTCAGAATTATTTGCCGGTTTTGGATTTCAAATTAATCCTTGGGTTTTACAGATTATCCTACCTGTTGGGATTTCTTTCTATACATTCCACGGGTTGTCTTACGTTATTGATATTTATAAGGAAAGAATCAAAGCAGAAAAATCTTGGATAGATTATGCATTGTTTGTCAGTTTTTTCCCCCTTTTGGTTGCAGGTCCTATTGAAAGAGCTACTCATTTACTTCCTCAAATTAAGAGAGAGAGAAATTTTAGCTATAGCAATTCAGTTGATGGGTTGAGGCAGATTCTTTGGGGACTTTTCAAAAAAATGGTTGTGGCAGACAATTGTGCTTATTATGCCAATATGATTTTCAACGATTATCACAATTATACAGGTGTTACCTTGATTTTTGGAGCTGTTCTATTTGCATTTCAGATTTACGGTGATTTTTCCGGCTATTCTGATATTGCTTTAGGAACGGCAAGATTATTTGGATTCGATTTGTTGAGGAACTTTTCTTATCCTTATTTCTCAAGAGATATTGCAGAATTCTGGCGCAGATGGCACATTTCACTTTCTTCTTGGTTTCGGGATTATTTGTACATCCCATTAGGTGGAAGCAAAGGTGGAAACTGGATGAGAATCCGGAATACGTTTATTATCTTCATTGTTAGCGGTTTTTGGCACGGAGCTAATTGGACATTTATTATCTGGGGTTTCCTAAATGCCCTTTTCATAATGCCTTCTATCGTTTTGAAAACCAATAGAAATAATTTGAATATAGTGGCAGAGGGAAGAACATTCCCGAATTTCCGAGAAATCATCCAGTTGATTGTCACGTTCTCCCTGGCTTGTTTTGCCTGGATATTTTTCCGTTCGGCTTCGGTTACAGATGCGTTTGCTTATATTGGAAGATTATTTTCTACGCTCGGAACTGGAATAGGATATCCTTATAAACTGCTAAATGGCGATCTGAGAGTTTTGATTTTTGTAGTAATAATGTTAATTTTCGAATGGTTTATGAGAGAAGAGCTTCACCCACTGAGGAGACCTTTTACAAAATTACCGACCGCTGCAAGATGGATAATTTATTTCTTGTTAGCTACTTTGGTCTTGTTATTTGCTGGTGAGCAGGCAGAGTTTATTTATTTTCAATTTTAA